A part of Thermocrinis albus DSM 14484 genomic DNA contains:
- a CDS encoding Trm112 family protein, producing MALPEELLNILACPRCKGDLIYIRDKSILVCERCGVYYPVEDDIPVLLIEEAKPLSELPPAQQEF from the coding sequence ATGGCTCTGCCGGAAGAACTGTTAAACATATTGGCGTGTCCAAGATGCAAGGGAGACCTCATATACATCAGGGACAAGAGCATACTTGTGTGTGAAAGGTGTGGTGTTTACTATCCCGTGGAGGATGACATACCGGTTCTCCTCATAGAAGAAGCAAAGCCTCTCTCAGAGCTTCCTCCAGCTCAGCAGGAGTTTTGA
- a CDS encoding HAD family hydrolase produces the protein MRKGLIFDVDGVLVDVSESYHHAIKMTAEYFLGKEVDLEVVRKIKFEKGINNDWLATKEVLLHFGMDVDLERIIDKFNEIYRLLRDRERPILPRDTLERFKAEGFPLAILTGRPREDLRYFMERFGMEDLFDVVIDDDELHPDLKKPHPYALHYCLELMDVDGAVYVGDSLADYTMVRDYRRLYEKPVLYIHFGDRVVPANQRVVKTPAELEEALREALLLL, from the coding sequence ATGAGGAAAGGATTGATCTTTGACGTAGACGGTGTGCTGGTGGATGTATCAGAGTCTTATCACCACGCCATAAAGATGACAGCGGAGTATTTTCTGGGAAAAGAGGTAGATCTGGAGGTAGTACGTAAAATAAAGTTTGAGAAGGGGATCAACAACGATTGGCTGGCCACCAAGGAAGTTCTCCTGCACTTTGGCATGGACGTAGATCTTGAAAGGATAATAGATAAGTTCAACGAAATATACAGGCTGTTGAGGGACAGGGAGAGACCTATCTTGCCCAGGGATACTCTGGAACGTTTTAAGGCAGAGGGTTTTCCTCTGGCCATTCTGACTGGCAGACCAAGGGAGGATCTGCGTTACTTTATGGAACGTTTCGGTATGGAGGATCTCTTTGATGTGGTGATTGACGATGATGAACTCCATCCGGATCTTAAAAAGCCACACCCTTACGCCCTCCATTACTGTCTGGAGCTCATGGATGTAGATGGAGCTGTCTACGTGGGTGACAGTTTGGCAGATTACACCATGGTGAGGGACTACAGGAGGTTGTATGAAAAACCCGTTCTGTACATCCACTTTGGGGACAGAGTAGTTCCTGCCAACCAGCGTGTGGTCAAAACTCCTGCTGAGCTGGAGGAAGCTCTGAGAGAGGCTTTGCTTCTTCTATGA